In Neorhodopirellula lusitana, the following are encoded in one genomic region:
- a CDS encoding putative bifunctional diguanylate cyclase/phosphodiesterase: protein MGTIDGIWAIGEQGREVENDETAQAASLDDILHRKLNRIIRRAGVQADEAPALSRWQDFLKRINLAFLEYRDNRLILEDSVARSSQEMRSLYEELRSESNLRLSQSKAHQEELAGLVKERTADLEAAHLELEQINKRLEYDATHDGLTGIHNRGHFLRVVNARLASQRDKTSHDDFALYFIDFDRFKQINDTHGHAVGDEVLVLVSNRLSRLVGKDDCLARLGGDEFALLTTVESTNDSIAIAQRISDAFHAPFQVRDLKIPLAASVGIVVGHTTYEAAEVMLGDADLAMYRAKESKLPFYLFDDAMRQDYLDLLELERELETAIDEEQFIINFEPVVDTLNQNLFSTESLVRWIHPAKGLISPAKFIPLAEERGLVTAIDRIVFQKTCRVFSTWIEHRVARQGQKINVNLASGQLVRSDLIPFLLTTLDQSSLTPQHVVLEITESHLLDESETVSRQIRELSELGFEIFIDDFGTGYSSLSYLAKYPIDGIKIDRAFIRDVHTNPEHKELIRSIIAMAEALNVKVVTEGVETLEQLKLVTDLGCFLIQGFLFTRPMDEHQAAELQISNSYIDIIAKLYQPHSIGPLEPIASPL, encoded by the coding sequence ATGGGAACCATCGACGGCATCTGGGCCATCGGGGAGCAAGGTAGGGAAGTGGAAAACGACGAAACCGCACAGGCTGCGTCCCTCGATGACATCCTCCATCGAAAACTGAACCGAATCATTCGGCGTGCCGGCGTGCAAGCCGATGAGGCTCCAGCATTGTCTCGCTGGCAGGATTTTTTGAAGCGGATCAACTTGGCGTTCCTCGAATACCGAGACAACCGACTGATCCTCGAAGACTCCGTTGCGCGTTCCTCGCAAGAGATGCGTTCGCTCTACGAAGAACTGCGTTCCGAATCCAACCTGCGACTCTCCCAAAGCAAGGCCCATCAAGAAGAACTCGCTGGCCTGGTCAAGGAACGGACAGCGGATCTCGAGGCCGCGCACCTTGAACTGGAACAAATCAACAAGCGACTGGAATACGACGCAACTCACGACGGGCTAACCGGAATTCATAACCGAGGCCACTTTCTGCGGGTTGTGAATGCGAGACTGGCGTCCCAGCGAGACAAGACGTCCCACGACGACTTCGCCTTGTACTTCATTGACTTTGACCGTTTCAAACAAATCAATGACACGCATGGGCACGCCGTCGGCGATGAAGTGCTGGTGCTAGTTTCCAATCGTCTATCGAGACTGGTCGGCAAAGACGACTGTTTGGCAAGACTAGGCGGTGATGAGTTCGCGTTACTGACCACCGTGGAAAGCACGAACGACAGCATTGCAATCGCTCAGCGAATTAGCGATGCCTTCCATGCACCATTCCAAGTCCGCGACTTAAAAATACCGCTTGCCGCCAGCGTAGGAATCGTCGTTGGCCACACCACCTACGAAGCCGCCGAGGTCATGCTGGGTGACGCCGACCTAGCAATGTACCGCGCCAAAGAATCGAAACTGCCGTTCTATTTATTCGATGACGCCATGCGTCAAGACTATCTCGACCTGCTTGAACTTGAGCGAGAACTGGAAACCGCGATCGACGAAGAACAGTTCATCATCAACTTCGAACCGGTCGTCGACACCCTGAATCAGAACCTGTTTTCAACCGAATCACTCGTCCGCTGGATCCATCCCGCCAAAGGTCTGATCTCACCCGCCAAGTTCATTCCGCTGGCCGAAGAACGGGGGCTCGTCACCGCGATTGACCGAATCGTGTTCCAGAAAACATGCCGTGTTTTTTCCACCTGGATCGAACACCGCGTCGCTCGCCAGGGACAAAAGATCAATGTAAATCTTGCCAGCGGACAACTGGTTCGCTCTGACCTGATCCCGTTCCTGCTGACGACGCTTGACCAAAGTAGCCTGACGCCGCAACACGTAGTATTGGAAATCACCGAATCTCATTTATTGGATGAATCCGAAACTGTCAGTCGCCAAATTAGAGAACTCAGCGAACTGGGGTTCGAAATTTTCATCGACGACTTTGGGACCGGTTATTCATCACTTAGCTATCTCGCCAAGTACCCGATCGATGGGATCAAGATCGATCGTGCCTTCATTCGCGACGTGCATACGAACCCCGAGCACAAAGAACTGATCCGCTCCATCATTGCGATGGCCGAAGCGCTCAACGTGAAGGTTGTCACCGAAGGCGTGGAAACGCTCGAGCAACTCAAATTAGTGACCGACCTCGGCTGCTTCCTCATTCAAGGCTTCTTGTTTACCCGTCCGATGGACGAACACCAAGCCGCCGAATTACAGATTTCGAACTCCTATATCGACATCATTGCCAAACTCTATCAGCCCCACTCAATCGGCCCGCTGGAGCCGATTGCCAGTCCTTTGTAA
- a CDS encoding Gfo/Idh/MocA family protein, producing the protein MQSLNRRQFGLSASALAVSVGVHTSSASAQTDAPSESLGVAVCGVNGRGMSHVGGFGHDPRTKINVLIDIDEAVGEQKADQVAKMQGKRPRVVRDVRDVLDADDVQILTCATPNHWHALIGVWAMQAGKDVYIEKPISHNIHEGRALVAAAKKYDRMFQTGTQCRSSDGVRDAMDFIAAGGIGEVKLARGLCYKRRKSIGALGDYAIPDSVDFDQWSGPATFTDPKLTRQRFHYDWHWQRHYGNGDSGNQGPHQTDIARWGLELDRHPNAILTYAGRLGYQAERKDPNYVDAGDTANTQVSIYDYGDKTIVFETRGLSVNDSADDELNTLFGSTRGNKIGVVFYGTEGYAVQGPDYATGRIFDTNKKLVKTFRHNSKENGQLNNVHMSNFIDAVVSRDSSSLNADARCGHLSAAIAHLGNTSYYMGQENRVAPGAIEEAVNAFASQDDDAETLRRTLKHLSDNSVDPATDQLSLGPALRFDPNAEVYVDNVDANAWLGREYRKGFEVPSAEEV; encoded by the coding sequence ATGCAATCACTCAATCGTCGTCAATTTGGTTTGTCAGCCTCCGCGTTGGCGGTATCGGTAGGTGTCCACACCAGTTCCGCGTCGGCTCAGACGGATGCCCCAAGCGAGTCCTTGGGCGTTGCCGTTTGTGGCGTCAACGGTCGTGGGATGTCGCACGTCGGCGGCTTTGGACACGATCCTCGTACGAAGATCAACGTTCTGATTGATATTGACGAAGCGGTTGGGGAACAGAAGGCTGACCAAGTTGCAAAGATGCAGGGCAAACGTCCACGCGTGGTTCGGGATGTGCGTGATGTGCTGGACGCTGACGATGTGCAGATTCTGACTTGCGCTACACCCAACCACTGGCACGCACTGATCGGTGTATGGGCCATGCAAGCGGGCAAAGATGTTTACATCGAAAAGCCGATTAGTCACAACATCCACGAAGGTCGTGCCCTGGTAGCCGCAGCCAAGAAATACGACCGCATGTTTCAAACCGGAACGCAGTGCCGAAGCAGTGATGGAGTTCGGGATGCGATGGACTTCATCGCCGCCGGCGGTATCGGCGAAGTGAAGTTGGCTCGGGGGCTATGTTACAAGCGACGTAAGTCGATTGGGGCACTGGGCGATTACGCGATTCCCGATTCGGTTGACTTCGATCAGTGGAGCGGGCCAGCTACGTTCACGGATCCCAAATTGACTCGTCAGCGGTTCCACTACGATTGGCACTGGCAGCGTCATTACGGCAACGGTGATTCAGGAAACCAGGGCCCCCACCAAACCGACATTGCACGCTGGGGACTCGAACTGGATCGCCATCCCAATGCGATCCTGACCTACGCTGGGCGACTTGGCTACCAAGCCGAACGCAAGGACCCAAACTACGTCGATGCCGGTGACACCGCCAACACGCAGGTTTCTATCTACGACTACGGCGACAAAACCATCGTGTTTGAAACACGCGGCCTGAGTGTTAACGATTCCGCGGACGATGAACTGAACACGTTGTTTGGGTCCACCCGTGGCAACAAGATTGGCGTGGTGTTCTACGGTACGGAGGGATATGCAGTCCAAGGTCCTGATTATGCGACCGGCCGAATCTTTGATACCAACAAGAAGTTGGTGAAAACGTTCCGTCACAACTCGAAGGAAAACGGCCAGCTGAACAATGTTCACATGAGCAACTTCATTGACGCGGTTGTGTCTCGTGATTCATCTTCCTTGAACGCAGATGCACGTTGTGGACACCTCTCCGCTGCGATCGCTCACCTGGGCAATACGTCGTACTACATGGGACAAGAAAACCGCGTCGCACCTGGTGCGATCGAAGAAGCGGTCAACGCGTTTGCCTCCCAAGATGATGATGCTGAAACGCTACGTCGTACGCTTAAACACTTAAGCGATAACAGTGTGGATCCGGCGACCGATCAGCTGTCCCTGGGACCTGCATTGCGATTTGATCCCAACGCCGAGGTCTATGTTGACAACGTGGATGCCAACGCGTGGTTGGGCAGGGAGTATCGAAAAGGCTTTGAAGTTCCTTCCGCGGAAGAAGTGTAA
- a CDS encoding endonuclease/exonuclease/phosphatase family protein, producing MNRLHQRIHHGREANVIKWLWSIIWGKKKSSRSRSRSGFSSLLRWFTPGLTVTSVFGAVIAILTGQVNLPTLDTLRGTEPPVYEDPIAESVANTGSPLRPTGYASARVPANTSNRPSIAPVSLTTTGTNSPGTGFTDSGSSAKSPTTIRVATFNIQMFGDKKSSNAEVMDKLAQIFMQFDVIAVQEIRGNPDLPIDRLMNAIGQRGGRYQGIHGPPLGRSSQTECYGYVWDQTRIALVPDSNYVIDDSADRMHRQPMIASFQTIFAPTESRTPFRFTMMNVHTDPDEVRGDTPENELNVLDDVFQSVRNFEYEVAGEDDYILLGDLNVDVGGLKELGQIPGIVSLIGDVPTNTRKSKTYDHIMIDARVTTEYVRRSGVMDLESFFQIDTAAAVEISDHLPVWAEFSVHESPRTF from the coding sequence TTGAATCGTCTTCATCAACGAATCCACCACGGCAGGGAAGCCAACGTGATCAAGTGGTTGTGGTCCATCATTTGGGGAAAGAAGAAGAGCTCGCGGAGTCGGAGCCGTAGTGGCTTCTCGTCCTTGCTGCGCTGGTTCACCCCTGGCTTAACGGTCACCAGTGTTTTCGGTGCGGTGATCGCCATCCTGACGGGCCAGGTCAACCTACCAACACTCGACACGCTGCGTGGTACTGAACCGCCAGTCTACGAGGATCCGATCGCTGAATCGGTTGCCAACACAGGATCACCACTAAGACCAACGGGCTACGCTTCCGCTCGGGTTCCAGCCAACACAAGCAATCGCCCCTCAATCGCGCCGGTCAGTTTAACGACAACCGGGACGAACTCCCCCGGTACTGGCTTCACCGACTCGGGATCTTCCGCAAAATCGCCGACTACGATTCGTGTTGCAACGTTCAACATTCAAATGTTTGGTGACAAGAAGTCCAGCAACGCTGAAGTGATGGACAAGCTTGCTCAAATCTTCATGCAGTTCGATGTGATTGCAGTCCAAGAGATTCGCGGTAATCCTGATTTGCCAATTGACCGACTGATGAACGCAATCGGCCAGCGAGGTGGTCGTTACCAAGGCATCCACGGTCCACCGCTGGGACGATCATCACAAACCGAATGCTACGGATACGTGTGGGATCAAACGCGAATCGCACTTGTTCCTGACTCGAACTACGTCATCGACGACAGTGCAGACCGGATGCATCGCCAGCCGATGATTGCCAGCTTCCAAACCATCTTCGCGCCGACGGAATCACGAACTCCGTTCCGCTTCACAATGATGAACGTTCACACCGATCCAGATGAAGTGCGGGGCGATACTCCCGAAAACGAACTGAACGTCTTAGACGATGTTTTCCAGAGTGTTCGAAATTTCGAGTACGAAGTGGCTGGCGAAGACGACTACATCCTGCTTGGTGATCTCAACGTCGATGTGGGCGGACTCAAAGAACTCGGCCAGATTCCCGGCATCGTCTCTCTTATCGGAGACGTTCCTACCAACACGCGTAAGTCCAAGACCTACGATCACATCATGATCGACGCACGCGTCACGACCGAATACGTTCGGCGTAGTGGTGTGATGGACCTCGAGTCCTTCTTCCAAATCGACACTGCCGCTGCTGTGGAAATCAGTGACCACCTTCCCGTGTGGGCCGAGTTCAGTGTTCACGAATCACCACGCACGTTTTAA
- a CDS encoding DUF5060 domain-containing protein, with translation MICPVIVQGSETVRVADGGSLSVRQWDVIDLRFRGDEAQVRELANPVDVDLVATFQDEAGTRLSVDGFYNDGCEYIVRFTPPSSGQWSYETESSMSSLDGKTGTLVVESPQVGRRGGIVVDAKEKTRFQYESGDSYYPIAFECDWLFALDAGNESDIPVTRQFVDTLAENGFNQVVMNVFAYDVNWKKDERLTADHDYGSPSVFPFGGTNEDPDFSRLNIDYFKRLDRVIEYLDQKDIVAHLMIYVWNKRVNWPEADSEADNRYFDYVARRYQAYPNLVWDISKEALGYGHNDVGYISQRIERLREHDAYDRLVTVHDYSYCRRFVDKVDFVSVQLWSSELYGVMRKVRSDMPGKPILNIEHGGYERGPYVVFNGNYTSPEVCLERSYQCVFAGTYTTHYWQGAAWNAIIADIESLPAKVRPRLDYYRHMRTLADRFQFDQLIAGDKKSNAGFCLHDGKGKLIYYVPRECDFLGLRLKEFQGRTMSITWFNPRSGEYTESESQKIAQWPAVEVPSSDGFQVLIVQIQ, from the coding sequence ATGATTTGTCCGGTCATCGTTCAGGGGAGCGAGACGGTTCGGGTTGCTGATGGCGGTTCGTTGTCGGTGCGGCAGTGGGATGTGATTGATCTCCGATTCCGGGGTGACGAGGCTCAGGTTCGTGAGCTCGCGAATCCCGTTGACGTCGATTTGGTCGCCACCTTTCAGGATGAGGCTGGTACTCGTTTGTCAGTTGATGGCTTTTATAACGATGGATGCGAGTACATCGTTCGCTTCACTCCGCCTTCGTCAGGCCAGTGGAGTTACGAGACTGAGTCGTCGATGAGTTCGCTAGACGGCAAGACGGGGACACTTGTGGTTGAATCGCCGCAAGTAGGGCGTCGAGGCGGCATCGTGGTGGATGCAAAGGAGAAGACTCGCTTCCAATACGAGAGCGGTGACAGTTACTATCCCATCGCTTTTGAATGCGATTGGTTGTTTGCGTTGGACGCTGGAAATGAATCCGATATTCCGGTGACTCGACAATTTGTCGACACGTTAGCGGAAAACGGTTTCAATCAGGTGGTGATGAATGTATTTGCGTACGACGTGAACTGGAAAAAAGATGAGCGACTTACCGCGGACCACGACTATGGAAGTCCCAGCGTGTTTCCTTTCGGTGGCACCAATGAGGATCCGGATTTCTCGCGGTTGAACATTGATTACTTCAAGCGTTTGGATCGAGTGATCGAGTATCTCGACCAGAAGGACATCGTCGCTCACTTGATGATCTATGTTTGGAACAAACGTGTGAATTGGCCCGAGGCCGACTCGGAGGCTGATAACCGCTACTTCGATTATGTGGCTCGGCGATACCAGGCCTACCCCAATCTGGTTTGGGATATCTCCAAGGAGGCTTTAGGCTATGGGCACAATGATGTTGGTTACATCAGCCAACGGATTGAACGTCTCCGCGAGCATGACGCGTACGATCGTTTGGTGACTGTCCATGACTATTCGTATTGCCGACGTTTCGTCGACAAGGTGGATTTCGTGTCGGTTCAGTTGTGGTCGTCGGAGCTCTACGGTGTCATGCGTAAGGTTCGAAGTGACATGCCTGGCAAGCCGATTTTGAACATCGAACATGGTGGCTACGAGCGAGGTCCGTACGTGGTGTTCAATGGGAACTACACCTCGCCGGAAGTTTGCTTGGAACGTTCTTACCAATGCGTGTTCGCAGGTACCTACACGACCCATTATTGGCAGGGTGCGGCCTGGAATGCGATCATTGCGGATATCGAGTCGTTGCCCGCGAAGGTTCGTCCTCGGTTGGACTACTATCGACACATGCGGACACTGGCGGATCGATTCCAGTTCGATCAGTTGATCGCGGGTGACAAGAAGAGCAACGCGGGATTCTGCTTGCACGATGGCAAGGGCAAGTTGATTTACTACGTTCCCCGCGAATGCGACTTCCTCGGTTTGCGGCTGAAAGAATTTCAGGGGCGAACGATGTCGATCACCTGGTTCAATCCGCGGTCAGGCGAGTACACGGAGTCAGAGTCGCAAAAGATTGCTCAGTGGCCTGCCGTGGAAGTACCATCGAGTGATGGTTTTCAGGTCCTGATCGTGCAGATTCAATAG
- the mtnA gene encoding S-methyl-5-thioribose-1-phosphate isomerase — MSTDVSGIPEAAETIRYRHADDVWSAAVDLLDQTLLPETLSRLICETPGQLHDAIRRLVVRGAPAIGIAAAYGVTLTRVDSRADAAAVRSRYLETIDYLATSRPTAVNLFWALDRMKAVVQSVEDAELEMLPNRLADEAIRIHEDDRAMCRSIGINGAPLLQGCQNVLTHCNAGGLATSTLGTALAPIYHLHENGTTLHVYADETRPLLQGARLTAWELSQAGIPVTVCTDSMAGGLMKAGNVDAVIVGADRIAANGDAANKIGTYPLAILAHYHHIPFYVAAPTNTFDMALASGDLIPIEQRDPAEVTQPGGPSGRTTVPASAKVTNPAFDVTPAELITAIITERGVIQTPNQANVAEVLNA, encoded by the coding sequence ATGTCGACTGACGTATCTGGGATTCCCGAAGCAGCGGAAACGATCCGCTATCGACATGCGGACGATGTCTGGTCGGCCGCTGTCGATTTGCTGGATCAAACGCTGCTTCCCGAAACGCTAAGCCGGTTGATTTGCGAAACACCAGGACAACTGCACGACGCGATCCGGCGTTTGGTGGTACGTGGTGCGCCGGCGATTGGAATTGCGGCCGCCTATGGGGTCACGCTGACTCGTGTTGATTCTCGTGCCGATGCTGCTGCGGTACGAAGTCGGTATTTGGAAACGATTGACTACTTGGCCACCAGTCGTCCAACGGCAGTGAACCTGTTTTGGGCGCTTGATCGCATGAAGGCGGTGGTGCAGTCGGTCGAAGATGCTGAATTGGAAATGTTGCCGAATCGGTTGGCTGACGAAGCCATCCGGATCCATGAAGATGACCGTGCAATGTGTCGTTCGATTGGAATCAACGGTGCTCCCTTATTGCAGGGTTGCCAGAACGTATTGACGCATTGCAATGCAGGCGGTTTGGCGACTTCGACGTTGGGCACGGCTCTCGCGCCGATCTATCATTTGCATGAAAATGGCACGACCTTGCATGTCTATGCGGACGAAACTCGGCCGCTATTGCAGGGGGCCAGATTGACGGCTTGGGAACTCTCTCAGGCCGGCATCCCTGTCACGGTTTGCACGGACTCGATGGCCGGTGGCCTGATGAAGGCCGGAAACGTGGATGCTGTCATCGTGGGGGCGGACCGGATTGCTGCCAACGGAGACGCCGCTAATAAGATTGGGACATACCCGCTGGCAATCTTAGCTCACTATCACCACATCCCGTTCTATGTGGCGGCGCCGACGAACACGTTCGACATGGCGTTGGCGTCGGGCGATTTGATTCCCATTGAACAGCGTGACCCGGCGGAGGTGACTCAGCCCGGCGGACCGTCTGGTCGGACGACGGTGCCGGCTTCTGCTAAGGTAACCAATCCAGCGTTTGATGTGACTCCCGCGGAACTGATTACCGCAATCATTACGGAACGGGGTGTCATCCAAACGCCTAACCAAGCCAATGTCGCTGAGGTGCTGAACGCTTAA
- a CDS encoding FIST signal transduction protein — protein sequence MTQSNTEAFVSGKPFAKIADQTETHTLSYHSSRGWSAPFPKVDSDKTLVLVFAACEFCTDQGPLLEIQNAYPNSTVVGCGTRGQVFEGDLQTESISVGIIRFRSTTIKTGFAAVEHFDQSRQAGVCLAEAIADKHLSGVLLFADGLLTEATDLVRGIQDVLPSNIPIAGGMASDHRMEHTWVYRDGQPVNGMACAIGLVGEKVELACATGGGWKMIGEERTATRTSHKTIFEIDGRPALDVYKEHIGQEAIAGLPQSVIRFPIALKMDLHEVVRDVMSFDEETGAIHLAGDAPQGITIQFMTTTPEEILDGVDEAVDRILMQTLGIKDDSLCVCISCSGRGEILAEQTSEEPRLLQELLGEDIKQVGMYAYGEISTTTSGYPQIHNQTMTIAIIRER from the coding sequence ATGACTCAAAGCAACACCGAAGCATTCGTGTCGGGCAAACCGTTCGCAAAAATTGCGGACCAGACCGAGACGCACACTCTTTCCTACCACTCTTCGCGAGGTTGGTCTGCGCCCTTCCCGAAGGTCGATTCGGACAAGACCCTGGTATTGGTCTTCGCCGCCTGTGAGTTCTGCACAGATCAAGGCCCACTTCTGGAAATCCAGAACGCATACCCGAACTCTACTGTCGTCGGCTGCGGCACTCGGGGACAAGTCTTCGAAGGCGATCTGCAAACAGAATCGATTTCCGTCGGGATCATTCGCTTCCGCAGCACCACCATCAAGACCGGGTTCGCGGCGGTGGAACACTTCGATCAATCTCGCCAAGCCGGCGTCTGCTTGGCCGAAGCAATCGCCGACAAGCATTTAAGTGGAGTCCTCTTGTTTGCGGACGGCCTTTTAACCGAAGCCACTGACTTGGTCCGCGGCATCCAAGACGTTCTTCCATCGAATATCCCTATTGCAGGCGGCATGGCCAGCGATCACCGGATGGAACACACATGGGTTTATCGAGATGGACAACCCGTCAATGGAATGGCCTGTGCGATTGGATTAGTAGGCGAGAAAGTCGAACTCGCTTGTGCCACCGGCGGCGGCTGGAAGATGATCGGCGAGGAACGCACGGCAACCCGAACAAGCCACAAGACCATCTTTGAAATTGATGGCCGTCCCGCCTTGGATGTCTACAAAGAGCACATTGGACAAGAAGCCATCGCCGGACTTCCCCAGTCCGTTATCCGATTCCCAATCGCACTCAAAATGGACTTGCACGAAGTCGTACGTGACGTGATGAGCTTCGACGAAGAAACCGGCGCGATCCACCTTGCTGGCGATGCTCCGCAAGGAATCACGATCCAGTTCATGACGACAACTCCCGAAGAGATCTTGGACGGAGTTGATGAGGCGGTCGACCGCATCTTGATGCAGACTCTCGGCATCAAAGATGACTCACTTTGCGTTTGCATTAGCTGCTCAGGCCGCGGAGAAATCCTTGCCGAGCAAACCAGCGAAGAACCTCGTCTCTTGCAAGAACTCCTAGGCGAGGACATCAAGCAGGTTGGCATGTACGCCTATGGCGAAATTTCAACAACCACGTCGGGCTACCCACAAATCCACAACCAAACCATGACGATTGCGATCATCCGTGAGCGATAG
- a CDS encoding class I SAM-dependent methyltransferase, whose translation MHQTNQHFYDRIANAYDALADSNEHAARETGLTMLAAQPGWRVLEIGFGTGSSLALLAQSVGDSGHVDGVDVSPGMRDVAMRKLTEQKLSQRVSLSVGDAVELNFADASFDAVFMSFTLELFAPSDADNVLAEVLRVLKPGGYLANVSMSTVAKDQSESVLEKTYQWMHRHFPHIVDCRPIDAAALLNDSGFAIQQETRMDIWTMPVSAVLAQKPA comes from the coding sequence ATGCATCAAACCAATCAACATTTCTATGACCGAATCGCCAATGCATACGATGCCCTCGCGGACTCCAACGAGCATGCCGCCCGCGAAACGGGCCTCACCATGCTGGCGGCACAACCTGGGTGGCGAGTACTTGAGATCGGATTCGGCACCGGCAGCAGCCTGGCCCTGTTAGCCCAATCGGTTGGCGACAGCGGCCATGTTGACGGTGTCGATGTCTCACCTGGCATGCGGGATGTCGCCATGCGGAAACTGACTGAACAAAAACTGTCCCAGCGTGTCTCCTTGTCGGTCGGTGATGCAGTGGAACTGAACTTCGCAGATGCCTCTTTCGATGCTGTCTTCATGAGCTTCACGCTCGAGCTTTTCGCGCCCAGTGACGCTGACAATGTGCTCGCCGAAGTGTTACGAGTCCTGAAGCCAGGCGGGTACCTTGCCAACGTTTCCATGTCGACGGTCGCAAAGGATCAAAGCGAGAGCGTCCTCGAAAAGACCTATCAATGGATGCACCGCCACTTCCCCCACATCGTCGATTGCCGCCCAATCGATGCAGCGGCGTTACTGAACGATTCAGGATTTGCTATCCAACAGGAAACCCGCATGGACATCTGGACGATGCCCGTTTCGGCAGTACTCGCTCAAAAACCGGCCTGA